A window of Mustelus asterias unplaced genomic scaffold, sMusAst1.hap1.1 HAP1_SCAFFOLD_63, whole genome shotgun sequence genomic DNA:
accacaatgtgacctgtgtgactctgccctgactctgtggacagataaaggccgcattgacagatgttctcaccagattgttgtgcctggatttattttctgctcagaagtgagatgtgcgtttttgaaccggcagcagagaaacaggaagttgtgatacctgagaatgaaacaaccggcgtcagtttgatgttatcaccgtgaacagtcttcctgcctgtgagggtgaactcactctgacagcatcaagaacaaccacacagattgctgccgctctcagcattacattcacctccattcccattttaaacaataaagaaaggagattatttggatttttaacacattcactgaattgggagatggactgagggtcatcactgggagaaatgaggaggaattagagaacaaatgagttttcccaaagagggttattagaaaagagtagatttaaagtgagtcagggcctgtcagaggaagtgggagagagaaacagagaggattgaatctCCATCAATTAGATGTTTTCTCAGACAGCGAAGAGAGATGAAGTTTGTTTGTGCCTTTTCAGAGAGAGgtaacgagagagagaaaacaatgaataagtttaagcagatctgaaataggaaggttaaatgagtgagtgtttgaaagaaagatagagagacattaaGTGATGAACACAGTATCTGAGAGGGAAGAGGTTAAGTGAATGAGAGAGGAGCGAGGTTAGAATGTAAGAGAGATGGAAGGTAACGTGTGAGTgaatgcctggagagagagagagagagagatgttcaGTGAGTGTTAGAGAGATGAGAGAGGTTAAGTGATTGAGTTTCTGAAAGAGAGGAGAtgttgagtgagtgaatgtctgaaagagaggagagcaggttcacacccaggggtcactgagaatgatcaaaataaggagatcacccagaaaactaccaacaggaaacttcagctgaacacatcactcattcttaaatggtcagtcagggctccgatgctgctcagcttctctctgttctgtttataatggttaaaggctgataggagtgaggtttatttaataggatagtgtatgggaagcacacaacaaaactgagaattcttggacacacactgcagctccttctctatctgggaatcaaattgttgtctcaTTGTCCCAGCAGTTAGCAGGGTCCTTTGAACTtctccagctgctactttaatgcagacttcaaccaatttatttgaagccagtttctgttcaataaaccaggactgacacacacacattaaaatgttttacaCTTTTTTTCATTCTAAGTCTGGAAACCtaaacctgccgtttcactctcagtcaggaatagatcccagttttacaccaatctttgacagcacgtttcccgcattcaccgttgttcttcctgactctaaacacagttgtaaaggagcttctgttctgtgtctgggagctctgaaccatggaaaagaacgactgggacacatttcttacacacctcaggattcacccacgcggggactttgctgtcagtgaaaagtgacgaaaaagaccaaagtgctgTGTGACCCTCTCAGCGAGACCCTGAAGGACTGTGTCaagaatgaagttctgttcctactgtatgatcctccctcagattgccctttctgagctccagcctggtgacgttaaacactcaaatggaaaagacaaaaatctacaacaatggttcaatcaaatgtctatttcacatttattcagaatatcaaacctcaacagaagaaaaaagtcagagagaacatgattcagacctggatatgattaacagcatcaataagtgtagaatccaaaccttgcagtcgtttgtgaactcgccggtgtgttagcaggtgggatgactgaataaatccctttccacagacattacaggtgaatggcctctccccagtgtgaactcgctggtgtttcagaagataagataaatgagaaaatcccttcccacagacagagcaggtaaatggcctctccccactgtgaactctctgatgtgtcagcaggttggatgactgactgaatcccttcccacacatggagcaggtgaacggcctctccccagtgtgaactcgctggtgattcaataggttggatgaacgagtgaatcccttcccacacacggagcaagtgaatggcctctcctcactgtgaacctgctggtgtgtcagaaggttgtatgaacgggtgaatctcttcccacattcagagcaggtgaacggtcgatcccctgtatggagctgctggtgtatcagaaggttggatgaattaatgaatcccttcccacagtctgagcaggtgaagggcctctccccagtgtgaattctctggtggttcaatagggcaggtggacggctgaatcccttcccacacacacagcaggtgaatggcctctccccagtgtgagtatattggtgcgtcagcagatcctttttgtttttaaagctcttcgcacagtgggaacaattaaaaagtttgttatcagagtgaacaagttgatgtgtctgcaggtgggatgactgaatgaatcctttcccacacagagcaggtgaatggtctctccccagtgtgaatacgttggtgcgtcagcagatcttttttgcatttaaaactcttctcacagtcagaacatgtaaacattctctcatctgtgtgaacaagttggtgtgtcacaatgtgggatgagcgagtgaatcccttcccacacacagggcaggtgaacggcctctccccagtgtgaacccgtcggtgagtcagaaggttgtatgaatgggtgaatcccttcccacaaacagagcaggtgaacggtctctccccagtgtgactgcgccgatgaactt
This region includes:
- the LOC144483389 gene encoding uncharacterized protein LOC144483389: MEKPWKCVECGKGFGFPSQLEVHRRSHTGERPFTCSVCGKGFTHSYNLLTHRRVHTGERPFTCPVCGKGFTRSSHIVTHQLVHTDERMFTCSDCEKSFKCKKDLLTHQRIHTGERPFTCSVWERIHSVIPPADTSTCSL